The DNA region AGTGGTATGGAGTTTGTGAAAACGCCCACCGGTTTTGCCCCCACTGGAGCTACTCTGGAAGATGTTAAATTACTCTTAAACGCTTTAAAGGGTAGATTGAAAGTTAAGGCATCCGGTGGGATAAAGACCAAGGAACAGGTTGCTCAGTTCCTGTCCCTTGGAGCTCAGCGCATTGGAACTAGTAATACCTTTGAAATTCTATCTTAAGGGCACTTGCTTGCATCATAAGCTGGTTTGCCTATGGCTGTTAGGAATGCCTCAAAGGGTCCCATGTTCTTCATAGCTACGCCCTTTGGTCCTTCAAACTTTAATCTACCAAGCATCATAGCTTTCATAGGTCCATACTGACCTTTTCCCATTTCCTCCCATCTTTTTGTTTCAGCATACATCAAAAAGTCGTCCTTTCCCCTTTTATCCTTAGCCGGCCCGCCATAAACGCATATAGATTTACCACCTTCATTCTTTATAGTTAGCTGTATTTGCTTTTCTGCGGAGCAGTCTTCTCTGTAGATGAAAATTTTCCTTTCTGGCACCGCAGTCCAGCTCTCACTCTTGCCCAACTCTTCGGTTAATCTTGGAGTGTTGTTCCAAACATTGCACAACTCTTTCGCGTACTCTGGACCTATAAAGACATTGATAGCTAAGCCACTACTGACAATCCCTAAGGATAAAAAAATTGCCTTCTTCATTTGAGTACCTCCCAAAAATGATTTTTCTTTAGAATTAAACTATAGACTTGCCACTTGGCAACTAAAAACT from Thermocrinis sp. includes:
- a CDS encoding SCP2 sterol-binding domain-containing protein; protein product: MKKAIFLSLGIVSSGLAINVFIGPEYAKELCNVWNNTPRLTEELGKSESWTAVPERKIFIYREDCSAEKQIQLTIKNEGGKSICVYGGPAKDKRGKDDFLMYAETKRWEEMGKGQYGPMKAMMLGRLKFEGPKGVAMKNMGPFEAFLTAIGKPAYDASKCP